A DNA window from Bdellovibrio sp. BCCA contains the following coding sequences:
- the hemC gene encoding hydroxymethylbilane synthase: MRLKISARKSDLARLQAFMVGDALKKKHPGLEIEYRFKESLGDKNLTDPLWKIPEKGVFTEDFYGELIRGETDMVVHSWKDLPTEHKDDTMIAATLPRADQRDLLLLKKSHFEQIKNSRALRVYSSSPRREYNLTDFFKSHLPFSLESVKFESVRGNIPTRVRKLLEDPNIDGLIVAKAALDRLLTATQDEFKEVQGLLRSYLQNLTWAVLPLSINPNAAAQGALAVEILSTRKDLHDILKTIHDESTFRCAIKEREILSSFGGGCHQKIGVAVLDRPYGEITLLKGLTDQGKVLDTRSLTANPPQFSENEMWSGDVKAQRVPLNVAPLDSKINALYVARSEAWPESLKSPGFVWTAGLKTWKNLAQKGIWVHGSAESLGEQEEARIEILAGAKLQWAKLSHEEGYESNVETLPLIATYSLKSTGNLGSFTGKESFFWSSGSQFLQAVQEAPEIINKHHASGPGNTHKVIRAYLEKKNAFDPSRVRIFLDQDDWRQQCKK, translated from the coding sequence ATGCGCTTAAAAATCTCCGCTCGTAAGAGCGATCTGGCGCGCCTTCAGGCTTTTATGGTCGGAGACGCACTTAAAAAAAAACATCCTGGTTTGGAAATTGAATACCGCTTCAAGGAATCTTTGGGTGATAAAAACCTGACCGACCCTCTTTGGAAAATCCCTGAAAAAGGTGTTTTCACCGAAGACTTTTATGGTGAACTGATCCGTGGCGAAACTGACATGGTTGTACACTCATGGAAAGATCTACCAACAGAGCATAAAGACGACACCATGATCGCAGCGACTTTACCTCGTGCCGATCAACGCGATCTTTTGCTTCTTAAGAAATCTCATTTCGAACAAATTAAAAATTCTCGCGCGCTTCGAGTTTACAGCTCTTCTCCGCGTCGCGAATACAATCTGACGGATTTCTTTAAAAGCCACCTGCCTTTTTCTTTAGAGTCGGTGAAGTTTGAAAGTGTGCGCGGAAATATTCCAACACGCGTGCGTAAACTTTTGGAAGATCCGAACATCGATGGTTTGATCGTGGCAAAAGCGGCTTTGGACCGTTTGCTCACGGCAACTCAAGATGAATTCAAAGAAGTTCAAGGACTTCTGCGTTCTTACTTACAAAACCTCACGTGGGCTGTTTTGCCTTTGAGTATTAATCCCAATGCAGCGGCTCAAGGCGCCTTGGCAGTTGAAATTTTGTCCACTCGCAAAGATTTGCATGACATCTTAAAAACGATTCATGATGAAAGCACTTTCCGTTGCGCTATCAAAGAGCGCGAAATTCTTTCAAGTTTCGGCGGTGGCTGCCATCAAAAAATCGGTGTCGCAGTTTTGGATCGTCCTTATGGCGAGATCACTTTGCTTAAAGGTCTTACTGATCAAGGCAAAGTTCTTGATACCCGCTCGTTGACGGCAAATCCTCCCCAATTTTCTGAAAATGAAATGTGGTCTGGGGACGTGAAAGCCCAACGTGTGCCACTGAATGTTGCGCCTTTGGACTCAAAAATCAATGCCTTGTACGTAGCCCGCAGTGAAGCTTGGCCTGAGAGCTTGAAATCTCCTGGATTTGTTTGGACCGCAGGGCTTAAAACGTGGAAAAACCTCGCTCAAAAAGGTATATGGGTCCATGGATCTGCAGAGAGCTTGGGAGAGCAAGAAGAGGCTCGTATTGAAATTCTTGCGGGAGCAAAATTGCAATGGGCTAAACTTTCGCACGAAGAAGGTTATGAATCTAACGTAGAAACTTTGCCTTTGATTGCGACTTACTCTTTGAAATCCACAGGGAACTTAGGTTCTTTCACGGGCAAAGAAAGCTTCTTCTGGAGCAGCGGCAGTCAATTCCTGCAAGCTGTACAAGAAGCTCCTGAAATTATAAATAAACACCACGCCAGCGGGCCGGGAAATACTCACAAAGTAATTCGCGCTTATCTGGAAAAGAAAAATGCTTTTGATCCTTCACGAGTAAGAATTTTCTTGGATCAAGATGACTGGAGACAGCAATGCAAAAAATAA
- the hemL gene encoding glutamate-1-semialdehyde 2,1-aminomutase yields MQKITSEELFQRALKVAPGGVHSPVRSFKGLDRAPVFFKKAEGAFLTSVEDKKYIDFCQSFGPLILGHLDPEVKEEVHRMVDTAWTFGATEIYSLELAEWITSTLPFMEKLRFVSSGTEAVMSALRVARAATGRTKILKFEGCYHGHVDNLLVKAGSGLAGTAASSSAGIPAEVAAHTVVTPLDDEARLEEVFQVQGKDIAAVIIEPLPANYGLLVQRPEFLKRVAELCEKNGSLLIFDEVISGFRVGLQGMVEKTGIRPDLVTYGKIIGGGFPVGCYGGKAELMNMVAPSGDVYQAGTLSANPIGMRAGLTTLKKMQRLDGWNVLEKRTQKFAETLRAGFAKKGVPLEVSAVASLFWIHGPTKSPIRSIDQIPGNQGATFKGLFLKALDKGVYLAPNAYEVGFVSMAHTDELLEQAAHTIIESAE; encoded by the coding sequence ATGCAAAAAATAACTTCTGAAGAATTATTCCAACGCGCCTTGAAAGTAGCTCCCGGTGGAGTTCACTCCCCTGTTCGTTCTTTCAAAGGACTTGATCGCGCTCCAGTTTTCTTTAAAAAAGCCGAAGGCGCATTTTTGACTTCTGTTGAAGATAAAAAATATATCGACTTCTGCCAAAGCTTTGGACCATTGATTCTGGGACACCTTGATCCGGAAGTGAAAGAAGAAGTTCATCGCATGGTCGACACAGCTTGGACTTTCGGTGCGACAGAAATTTACTCTTTGGAACTTGCAGAGTGGATCACATCGACTTTGCCGTTCATGGAAAAATTGCGTTTCGTATCTTCTGGAACAGAAGCCGTAATGAGCGCTTTGCGTGTCGCTCGCGCAGCAACAGGTCGTACAAAAATTTTGAAATTTGAAGGCTGTTATCACGGTCACGTTGATAATCTTTTAGTTAAGGCCGGAAGCGGTCTTGCTGGAACGGCAGCGTCTTCAAGTGCGGGAATTCCTGCAGAAGTTGCAGCTCATACTGTTGTGACTCCACTAGATGATGAAGCTCGCCTTGAAGAAGTATTCCAAGTTCAAGGAAAAGACATTGCGGCTGTGATCATTGAACCACTTCCTGCAAACTATGGTCTTTTGGTTCAACGTCCTGAATTCTTAAAACGTGTTGCTGAACTTTGCGAAAAAAATGGCAGCTTGCTAATTTTCGATGAAGTGATCTCGGGTTTCCGCGTGGGCCTTCAAGGCATGGTGGAAAAAACGGGAATTCGCCCGGATCTAGTGACTTACGGAAAAATCATCGGTGGCGGTTTTCCTGTAGGATGCTACGGCGGTAAAGCGGAATTGATGAACATGGTGGCTCCGAGTGGAGACGTTTACCAAGCCGGTACTTTGAGTGCGAATCCCATCGGTATGCGTGCGGGCCTGACAACTCTTAAGAAAATGCAGCGCCTAGATGGCTGGAATGTTCTTGAGAAAAGAACTCAAAAGTTTGCTGAGACTTTGCGTGCGGGCTTTGCGAAAAAAGGTGTGCCTTTGGAAGTCAGTGCCGTAGCGTCTTTGTTCTGGATTCATGGTCCAACAAAATCTCCGATTCGTTCGATTGACCAAATTCCTGGAAATCAGGGCGCGACATTCAAAGGTCTTTTCTTAAAAGCCTTGGATAAGGGCGTTTACCTAGCACCGAATGCTTACGAAGTAGGTTTTGTCTCTATGGCTCACACGGATGAACTTTTAGAACAAGCCGCGCACACTATTATTGAGTCTGCGGAGTAA
- a CDS encoding sensor histidine kinase, with product MTKSFLKPHVKTALAIVWFAFTFSLVAWWWVFFLLRLNPTEESSLEQLQKSHRMFAWEGSILLGAILIGGIALVIFTYRDQKRHQRLRFFFSTFSHDIKTSIARLRLQAEVLEEDLHGNTNPVMKRLIHDIQRLDLQLENSLLLANLEAGELLKEEISLSDLLSSLRIEFSELTLELEKNAVIYGDRRALLSVLKNLLQNAVIHGKATTVRIKVRDLGGGRIELQIQDDGLGFKGPLEKLGLEILKSQDSRSNGIGLLITRRLLQKMNGDVIFESKDNEGFRSLVELEGHLK from the coding sequence ATGACGAAGTCCTTCCTCAAACCTCATGTGAAAACAGCATTGGCGATCGTTTGGTTCGCCTTTACGTTTTCACTTGTGGCTTGGTGGTGGGTGTTCTTCCTTTTGCGTCTGAATCCCACAGAAGAATCGAGCCTGGAGCAATTGCAAAAATCCCATCGCATGTTTGCTTGGGAAGGATCGATCTTGCTCGGAGCAATTTTGATTGGCGGAATTGCGCTCGTGATCTTTACTTATCGCGATCAAAAGCGCCATCAACGTCTGCGTTTTTTCTTTTCGACATTCAGTCATGATATTAAAACGTCCATCGCTCGTCTTCGCTTGCAAGCCGAAGTTTTAGAAGAAGACCTGCATGGAAATACAAACCCCGTGATGAAGCGTTTGATTCACGACATCCAACGCTTGGATCTTCAGCTCGAAAACTCTTTGCTCTTGGCAAACCTTGAGGCTGGCGAACTTTTAAAAGAAGAAATCTCGTTAAGCGATTTGCTGTCAAGCCTTCGTATTGAATTTTCTGAATTAACTTTAGAACTTGAAAAGAACGCTGTGATCTATGGTGATCGCAGGGCTCTTTTGAGTGTTCTAAAAAATCTCCTTCAAAATGCCGTGATTCACGGAAAAGCCACCACCGTCCGTATTAAAGTGCGCGACTTGGGTGGCGGCCGCATTGAACTGCAAATTCAAGACGACGGCTTAGGTTTTAAAGGTCCTCTAGAAAAACTGGGTTTAGAGATTCTTAAATCTCAGGACTCTCGCAGCAATGGCATTGGTTTGTTGATCACCCGACGTCTTCTGCAAAAAATGAATGGCGACGTTATTTTTGAATCCAAAGACAACGAAGGATTTAGATCCCTTGTTGAGTTGGAGGGTCATTTGAAATGA
- a CDS encoding response regulator transcription factor, whose protein sequence is MRKILLVEDDTSLGETLTERLKKEYDVAWGKTLAEAWTLFSKSKDFDLIILDVGLPDGTGFELAAKIKQISPVLFLFLTAQADAESRLQGFELGAEEYIPKPFHLKELLIRVKHVLDAHAPAREIELENCTVSFTNMSVQKKSGQIEYPPVTDMKILQLLIEKSPRVLSRDEIMNEIWGVDKNPSHRTIDNIIVRLRQLLGDDGEKHIRSVRGVGYQWSTEENS, encoded by the coding sequence ATGAGAAAAATCCTTCTTGTCGAAGATGATACGTCCCTTGGCGAAACCCTGACAGAGAGACTCAAAAAAGAATATGACGTCGCTTGGGGAAAGACCTTGGCTGAAGCCTGGACTTTGTTTTCAAAATCCAAGGACTTTGATTTGATTATTCTTGATGTGGGTCTTCCTGACGGAACAGGCTTTGAGCTTGCCGCGAAGATTAAACAAATCTCTCCCGTTTTATTTTTATTTCTCACGGCGCAAGCCGATGCAGAGTCTCGCTTGCAGGGATTCGAATTGGGTGCCGAAGAGTACATTCCTAAGCCGTTTCATTTAAAAGAGCTTTTAATTCGTGTGAAACACGTCTTAGATGCCCATGCACCGGCTCGTGAAATTGAACTTGAAAATTGCACAGTCAGCTTCACGAATATGTCCGTGCAAAAAAAATCAGGGCAGATCGAATATCCTCCCGTGACGGATATGAAGATCCTGCAACTTCTAATTGAAAAATCCCCTCGCGTTTTAAGTCGTGATGAAATCATGAATGAGATCTGGGGTGTTGATAAAAATCCAAGCCATAGAACGATTGATAATATTATTGTGCGCCTACGCCAGCTTCTTGGTGATGACGGAGAAAAACACATTCGCTCCGTTCGCGGCGTCGGCTACCAGTGGTCCACAGAGGAGAATTCATGA
- a CDS encoding uroporphyrinogen decarboxylase family protein yields MNTLFKNAQQRTPQAVPPIWFMRQAGRYHKHYQGLRSQHSFMDLCKKPELAAQVALGPVAEFDFDVSILFSDILFPLEALGMGLDYTDHGPQLGFKLNPETINTLGPVDKAVEFMGFQKEAMKATRAVLPSNKSLIGFVGGPWTLFVYAVEGSHAGSLIQSKTLIHLFPKFLEKMYPLLKENIRLQFEGGAETVMVFDTAAGEVSPLFFQEWIQPVLARIAQDYPGKIGYYSKGTQPVFFNKAFTELPWAGQGFDHRCWMPDSFKVQNKGFVQGNFDQSLLFMDDSDFKKALQTFLAPMKALSLQERAGWVCGLGHGVLPKTPEKNVKLFVETVRKELA; encoded by the coding sequence ATGAATACATTGTTTAAAAACGCTCAACAAAGAACCCCTCAAGCTGTTCCGCCGATCTGGTTTATGCGTCAAGCAGGCCGCTATCATAAACACTATCAAGGCTTGCGCTCTCAGCATTCATTTATGGATCTTTGCAAAAAGCCGGAACTCGCGGCGCAAGTGGCGCTGGGACCCGTGGCTGAATTTGACTTCGACGTTTCTATTTTGTTCAGCGACATCCTTTTTCCGCTGGAAGCTTTGGGCATGGGGTTGGATTATACAGATCACGGTCCTCAATTGGGATTTAAGTTAAATCCTGAAACAATCAACACATTAGGACCTGTTGATAAAGCTGTTGAGTTCATGGGTTTTCAAAAAGAAGCGATGAAAGCGACTCGTGCCGTTTTACCTTCAAACAAAAGTTTGATCGGTTTTGTCGGCGGTCCTTGGACTTTGTTCGTTTATGCGGTTGAAGGCTCGCACGCGGGCTCTTTGATTCAGTCAAAAACTTTGATTCATCTATTCCCTAAATTCCTAGAGAAGATGTATCCGCTTCTTAAAGAAAACATCCGTCTGCAATTCGAAGGTGGCGCAGAAACGGTTATGGTTTTTGATACGGCTGCGGGAGAAGTCTCTCCACTATTCTTCCAAGAGTGGATTCAACCTGTTCTTGCACGTATTGCTCAAGATTATCCGGGTAAAATCGGTTACTACTCTAAAGGCACTCAGCCTGTGTTCTTTAATAAAGCCTTCACGGAACTTCCTTGGGCGGGGCAGGGGTTTGACCACCGTTGCTGGATGCCGGACTCTTTCAAGGTTCAAAACAAAGGTTTCGTTCAAGGAAACTTCGATCAAAGTTTGTTATTTATGGATGACAGTGATTTCAAAAAAGCTTTGCAAACGTTTCTTGCTCCGATGAAGGCTCTGAGTCTTCAAGAAAGAGCGGGTTGGGTTTGTGGTTTGGGTCACGGCGTTCTGCCTAAAACTCCAGAAAAGAATGTGAAACTTTTCGTGGAGACTGTCCGTAAGGAGCTCGCATGA
- the hemN gene encoding oxygen-independent coproporphyrinogen III oxidase, producing MMKDLLAKYDVPAPRYTSYPTVPYWEVNPTSDQWVQHLRATLQEKPGGWSLYLHIPFCESLCTFCGCNNIITKDHKRETPYVDLILKEWQLYIEQVPELLQKPLKHIHLGGGTPTFLSAESLVQLLRPIMSRVKVDLNDFEGSIEVDPRRTNPQQLKALRELGFTRVSMGVQDFNPEVQRLVNRIQPFDITANLTKAARDMGYTSVNFDLIYGLAKQTPESIRETAKATVQLRPDRIALYSFALVPWIKPAQRLFKDEDLPKSAEKRELYEIARGVLLEAGYVEVGMDHFALPTDNLCVAMNEKRLHRNFMGYTDQRTDVLLGLGVSSISETPYSFHQNEKVLPLYEAALNEGRLPTLRGHVLTAEDQVRRDQILKLMTEFEVEFTDETQEKQSEEFLAEMIKDSLVEVREHKLVVKEAGRPFLRNACVFFDERLKSKQPQTKIFSQSI from the coding sequence ATGATGAAAGATCTTTTAGCAAAATATGATGTTCCCGCTCCCCGTTATACATCTTATCCAACGGTTCCTTATTGGGAAGTAAACCCGACAAGTGATCAATGGGTTCAGCATCTCAGAGCGACTCTTCAAGAAAAGCCAGGTGGCTGGTCGCTTTATTTGCACATTCCGTTCTGTGAATCACTTTGCACATTCTGTGGCTGCAACAACATCATCACTAAAGATCACAAAAGGGAAACTCCCTATGTCGATTTGATTCTAAAAGAATGGCAGCTTTATATTGAGCAAGTGCCTGAACTTTTGCAAAAACCGTTAAAGCACATTCACCTCGGCGGAGGAACTCCAACGTTCTTATCAGCGGAGTCTCTAGTGCAACTCCTTCGTCCTATCATGTCGCGTGTTAAAGTCGACCTTAATGATTTTGAAGGTTCTATCGAAGTCGATCCTCGCCGTACGAATCCACAACAATTAAAGGCTCTTCGTGAGCTGGGCTTCACGCGTGTGAGCATGGGCGTTCAAGATTTCAACCCTGAAGTGCAAAGACTTGTGAACCGCATTCAGCCTTTTGATATCACTGCGAACCTCACAAAGGCCGCGCGTGATATGGGCTATACTTCGGTAAACTTCGATTTGATCTATGGCCTTGCAAAACAAACTCCTGAATCAATCCGTGAAACAGCAAAAGCCACCGTGCAACTTCGCCCGGACCGCATTGCCCTTTACAGTTTTGCTTTGGTTCCTTGGATTAAACCGGCACAAAGACTTTTTAAAGATGAAGATCTTCCGAAGTCAGCTGAGAAGCGAGAGCTTTATGAGATCGCTCGCGGCGTTTTGCTTGAGGCGGGATATGTTGAGGTCGGTATGGATCACTTTGCTCTGCCAACAGACAACTTGTGTGTAGCCATGAATGAAAAGCGTTTGCATCGTAATTTTATGGGCTACACGGATCAACGCACCGATGTTCTTTTGGGTTTGGGTGTTTCTTCCATTTCTGAAACTCCTTATAGCTTTCATCAAAATGAAAAAGTGTTGCCTTTGTATGAAGCTGCCCTCAATGAAGGTCGTCTTCCAACACTGCGTGGACACGTTTTAACGGCAGAAGATCAAGTTCGTCGTGATCAAATTTTAAAATTGATGACCGAGTTCGAAGTAGAATTCACTGACGAGACTCAAGAGAAACAATCTGAAGAGTTTTTAGCAGAAATGATCAAAGACTCCTTGGTTGAGGTCCGTGAACACAAATTGGTTGTGAAAGAAGCAGGTCGCCCTTTCTTACGAAATGCCTGTGTGTTTTTTGATGAGCGCTTAAAGTCCAAACAACCTCAGACAAAAATCTTCTCACAATCTATATGA
- a CDS encoding protoporphyrinogen/coproporphyrinogen oxidase produces the protein MKKVSVIGAGFAGLTVALRLAQKGFEVDLYESSSRVGGLLGTDVTDYGIAERAANALICTEKAVGLFNELGITPVTPLQTSKKRFLFRETPRAWPLSFVETLGFLGRLLPKALGGKKNLKPRENETLQTWGVRNIGPHATQYILGPAMQGIYGNEISGLSAGLILGPIFSKKKKDKYKGLLTGPYGMQDLVDHLSIKLQELHVNIHLNSVVDPKTLPGPIVVATSAQAAANLLKASHPVISELLKRIRMSSLMSATLFFSKPQTSYQGFGCLIPRGYGLKSLGVLMNSYIFKGRDKTYNETWILGGVTEEALLDLSDSEILKLIAEERHRILGQKESLLDYRINRWKNALPYYDLQLEETLRELNREAPKDLYLHGNYLGGIGLSKILERSDMLAEEIANQHG, from the coding sequence ATGAAAAAAGTCAGCGTGATTGGCGCTGGCTTTGCCGGGCTCACCGTAGCTCTCAGGCTTGCGCAAAAAGGTTTTGAAGTCGATCTCTATGAAAGCTCTTCACGCGTGGGAGGGCTTTTAGGTACGGACGTCACCGATTACGGCATCGCAGAGCGTGCCGCCAATGCTTTGATTTGCACAGAAAAAGCAGTGGGCCTTTTCAATGAACTAGGCATAACGCCGGTCACTCCTTTGCAAACTTCGAAAAAAAGATTTCTTTTTCGCGAGACTCCTCGCGCTTGGCCACTGAGTTTTGTCGAAACTCTGGGATTTTTGGGCCGTCTTCTCCCCAAGGCTCTGGGCGGAAAAAAGAACTTAAAACCCCGTGAGAATGAAACTTTACAGACATGGGGAGTGCGCAATATCGGGCCTCACGCTACTCAATATATTCTAGGTCCCGCCATGCAGGGAATTTACGGCAATGAAATTTCAGGCCTTAGCGCGGGTTTAATTTTAGGTCCTATCTTTTCAAAAAAGAAAAAAGACAAATACAAAGGTCTTCTGACAGGACCGTACGGCATGCAAGATCTAGTGGATCATCTGTCGATAAAACTCCAAGAACTTCACGTCAATATCCATTTAAATTCTGTCGTAGATCCAAAAACTCTCCCTGGACCTATTGTTGTCGCTACTTCAGCTCAGGCGGCGGCAAATCTTTTAAAAGCTTCGCATCCTGTTATATCAGAACTTTTAAAGCGCATTCGTATGTCATCTTTGATGAGTGCCACATTGTTCTTCAGCAAACCTCAGACTTCTTATCAAGGTTTTGGCTGTTTGATTCCTCGTGGATATGGCTTAAAATCCTTGGGAGTTCTTATGAACTCTTATATTTTTAAAGGCCGTGATAAAACGTATAACGAGACATGGATTTTAGGTGGCGTGACAGAAGAGGCGCTTCTTGATCTTTCTGATTCAGAAATTTTGAAACTGATCGCGGAGGAACGTCATCGTATCCTCGGTCAAAAGGAAAGCCTTCTTGATTATCGCATCAACCGTTGGAAAAATGCTTTGCCTTATTACGATCTACAGCTAGAAGAAACTTTGAGAGAATTAAACCGTGAAGCTCCAAAAGATTTGTACTTGCACGGAAATTATCTTGGAGGCATTGGCTTAAGTAAAATACTTGAGCGCAGTGACATGCTCGCAGAGGAGATTGCGAATCAACATGGCTAA
- the hemH gene encoding ferrochelatase: MAKKGVLLLNIGSPKSYEIKDVKKYLNTFLMDKDVINLPFVFRWPLVHLLIVPRRAPFSAENYKKVWLQGEGSPLTVYTQKFANRLQKDLGSDYLVKVGMRYAEPGIEKALREFEESGVETIILAPLFPQYAEATTESSLKEVDRLAGRLGIDIPTESLPPFFDEKAFIDPTVRIIQETLGDEKPDHYLFSFHGLPESHIRKVPGCLRSEDCCFEENACAKNCYRAQCFESATQIAESLGLLDSHWSVSFQSRLGRGEWLKPATDHSLEILAQTGKKKVAVICPSFVADCIETLEEIGIGGQETFKEHGGQEYRLIPCLNDDKEWTSKFAGLIRELKIVTAESR, encoded by the coding sequence ATGGCTAAAAAAGGTGTCTTGCTTTTAAATATTGGAAGTCCTAAGTCCTACGAAATCAAAGACGTAAAAAAATACCTTAATACGTTTTTGATGGATAAAGACGTGATTAATTTGCCATTCGTTTTTCGTTGGCCTTTGGTTCACCTTTTGATTGTTCCTCGCCGCGCTCCTTTTTCCGCAGAAAACTACAAAAAAGTTTGGCTTCAAGGCGAAGGTTCTCCTCTTACCGTCTACACCCAGAAATTTGCCAACCGACTTCAAAAGGATCTTGGCAGTGATTATCTCGTAAAAGTCGGCATGCGCTATGCGGAACCTGGAATTGAAAAAGCTTTGCGTGAATTTGAAGAGTCTGGAGTTGAAACAATTATCCTGGCTCCTCTTTTTCCTCAATATGCAGAAGCTACGACAGAATCTTCTTTAAAAGAAGTGGATCGTCTCGCAGGCCGTTTAGGAATTGATATTCCCACAGAAAGCCTGCCTCCGTTCTTCGATGAAAAAGCATTTATTGATCCCACTGTGCGCATCATTCAAGAAACATTGGGCGACGAAAAACCGGATCATTATCTTTTCTCTTTCCACGGACTTCCTGAAAGTCACATCCGCAAAGTGCCCGGGTGTTTACGCAGCGAAGATTGCTGTTTTGAGGAAAATGCCTGCGCGAAGAATTGTTATCGCGCTCAATGTTTTGAATCCGCAACACAGATCGCAGAATCTTTAGGACTTCTTGACAGTCACTGGAGCGTTTCTTTCCAATCCCGATTAGGTCGTGGTGAATGGTTAAAGCCAGCAACGGACCACTCTTTAGAAATCCTTGCGCAAACAGGAAAGAAAAAAGTGGCAGTGATTTGCCCTTCGTTTGTCGCTGATTGTATCGAAACCTTGGAAGAAATTGGAATTGGCGGTCAAGAAACGTTTAAAGAACACGGTGGTCAGGAGTATCGCCTGATTCCGTGTTTGAATGATGATAAAGAATGGACATCGAAGTTCGCTGGCTTGATTAGGGAATTAAAAATAGTAACAGCGGAATCAAGATAG
- a CDS encoding LrgB family protein: MKLVKVKDPLVKGFSMGLAAHGLGTFRAFQINEMAGAFAGLAMALNGLMTAILIPLLLFLIP; the protein is encoded by the coding sequence ATGAAACTTGTAAAAGTAAAAGATCCGCTTGTTAAAGGATTCTCCATGGGACTTGCAGCTCACGGCCTTGGAACTTTCCGTGCATTTCAAATCAATGAAATGGCTGGAGCCTTCGCGGGGCTTGCCATGGCGCTCAATGGCTTGATGACGGCTATCTTGATTCCGCTGTTACTATTTTTAATTCCCTAA